Proteins from a genomic interval of Caulobacter rhizosphaerae:
- a CDS encoding YbjN domain-containing protein, whose translation MDTQPEEDDVLLAMDPLEVVEHVLAAENLTFDRTEDGDLAFALTGDWKDYELWFAWRPEADCLQLCLSLDLRASKTKRPSAYQLLSMINQRVWLGHFEVWTEDGEVVFRHALALPAGERPTMAQAASMIDAAVEAADRFYPAFDFLLHGAKTPDEAMAACMFETVGQA comes from the coding sequence ATGGACACCCAACCGGAAGAAGACGACGTCCTGCTGGCGATGGATCCGCTGGAAGTGGTGGAGCATGTGCTGGCGGCGGAGAACCTGACGTTCGACCGCACCGAGGACGGCGACCTGGCCTTCGCCCTGACCGGCGACTGGAAGGACTACGAGCTGTGGTTCGCCTGGCGGCCCGAGGCCGACTGCCTGCAGCTGTGCCTGTCGCTGGACCTGCGCGCCAGCAAGACCAAGCGCCCCAGCGCCTACCAGCTGCTGTCGATGATCAACCAGCGCGTCTGGCTGGGCCATTTCGAGGTCTGGACCGAGGACGGCGAGGTGGTGTTCCGCCACGCCCTGGCCCTGCCGGCCGGCGAGCGCCCGACCATGGCCCAGGCAGCCTCGATGATCGACGCGGCGGTGGAAGCCGCCGACCGCTTCTACCCCGCCTTCGACTTCCTGCTGCACGGCGCCAAGACCCCGGACGAGGCCATGGCCGCCTGCATGTTCGAGACCGTCGGCCAGGCTTAG
- the pgeF gene encoding peptidoglycan editing factor PgeF, with protein MTDLPTVQSPLLAAVAGVRHAFFTRQGGVSTGVYASLNVGRGSQDDPADVAENRARAAAWFGAAPEDLNTCFQIHSTIAIVADGSWGDVRPQGDAVVTRTPGVVCGALHADCAPVLIADPVARVVAAAHAGWRGALDGVVQAAVDQMTALGAEPSRMVAAVGPCIGPQSYEVGLEFLQRFEADSPGSGRFFSPGAADDKRLFDLPAFVLDRLDTAGVGQSEWIGRDTRTEPDLFFSNRRAFLAGESDYGRLLSAIALEA; from the coding sequence ATGACCGACCTGCCCACCGTCCAGTCGCCCCTGCTGGCCGCCGTCGCCGGGGTCAGGCATGCGTTCTTCACCCGCCAGGGCGGGGTCTCGACCGGGGTCTACGCCAGCCTCAACGTCGGGCGCGGCAGCCAGGACGATCCGGCCGACGTCGCCGAGAACCGCGCCCGAGCCGCGGCCTGGTTCGGGGCCGCGCCCGAAGACCTCAACACCTGCTTCCAGATCCACTCGACCATCGCCATCGTCGCCGACGGCTCGTGGGGCGACGTGCGGCCGCAGGGCGACGCGGTGGTGACGCGGACGCCGGGCGTGGTCTGCGGCGCCCTGCACGCCGACTGCGCGCCGGTGCTGATCGCCGATCCGGTCGCCAGGGTGGTCGCCGCCGCCCACGCCGGCTGGCGCGGCGCCCTGGACGGCGTCGTCCAGGCCGCGGTCGACCAGATGACGGCCCTGGGCGCCGAGCCCTCGCGCATGGTCGCCGCCGTCGGCCCCTGCATCGGGCCGCAATCCTACGAGGTGGGGCTGGAGTTCCTGCAGCGCTTCGAGGCCGACAGCCCCGGCTCCGGCCGATTCTTTTCGCCCGGCGCAGCCGACGACAAGCGCCTGTTCGACCTGCCGGCCTTCGTTCTGGACCGCCTGGACACGGCCGGCGTCGGACAAAGCGAATGGATCGGCCGCGACACTCGCACCGAGCCGGACCTGTTCTTTTCGAACCGCAGGGCCTTCCTGGCCGGGGAGTCCGACTACGGACGACTTCTGTCGGCGATCGCCCTCGAAGCGTGA
- the pth gene encoding aminoacyl-tRNA hydrolase, whose product MLILAGLGNPEPKYEKNRHNVGFMAVDALARKWGTAPWRSRFQGLACEGQVSTPNGPVKLLLLKPKTFYNESGRAVGEAMKFFKLAPSDVIVFHDEIDMAPGRFRMKAGGGAAGNNGVRSITSQIGDAFRRGRIGVGHPGHKDAVMHYVLGDFHKVEHQWLDPMLDALADALPFAAAGDDERYQAEVLRLAPAPKADPKKAARQAE is encoded by the coding sequence ATGCTGATCCTCGCCGGCCTCGGCAATCCCGAGCCGAAATACGAGAAGAACCGGCACAATGTCGGGTTCATGGCGGTGGACGCCCTGGCCCGCAAATGGGGCACGGCGCCGTGGCGCTCGCGCTTCCAGGGGCTGGCCTGCGAGGGCCAGGTCTCGACGCCGAACGGCCCCGTCAAGCTGCTGCTGCTCAAGCCGAAGACCTTCTACAACGAGAGCGGCCGGGCCGTGGGCGAGGCGATGAAGTTCTTCAAGCTGGCGCCCAGCGACGTGATCGTCTTCCACGACGAGATCGACATGGCGCCCGGCCGTTTCCGGATGAAGGCCGGCGGCGGGGCGGCGGGCAACAACGGCGTGCGCTCGATCACCAGCCAGATCGGCGACGCCTTCCGCCGCGGCCGGATCGGCGTGGGCCATCCGGGCCACAAGGACGCGGTCATGCACTATGTGCTGGGCGACTTCCACAAGGTCGAGCACCAGTGGCTGGACCCGATGCTGGACGCCCTGGCCGACGCCCTGCCCTTCGCGGCGGCCGGCGACGACGAGCGCTACCAGGCCGAGGTGCTGCGCCTGGCCCCCGCGCCCAAGGCCGATCCCAAAAAGGCGGCGCGCCAGGCCGAATAG
- a CDS encoding 50S ribosomal protein L25/general stress protein Ctc has protein sequence MAEIILNVELRDRAGTGGSRETRRQGKVPGVLYGGNKAPVNIAVKGNEFRKALYTGKLLGHLVTLQHGDEKQSVIAKAVQFHPVTDEPMHFDLYRVGEHQLIKIEVPVHFKNHDISVGLKKGGTLEVIRHVVELACPADKIPEELVIDLASHDIGDTIRISEVKLPEGVRPAQDRDFVIANLKASAASQSNEGDTTTAEA, from the coding sequence ATGGCCGAGATCATTCTCAACGTCGAACTCCGCGACCGCGCCGGCACCGGCGGCTCGCGCGAAACCCGCCGCCAGGGCAAGGTCCCCGGCGTGCTGTACGGCGGCAACAAGGCCCCGGTGAACATCGCCGTGAAGGGCAACGAATTCCGCAAGGCGCTCTACACCGGCAAGCTGCTGGGCCACCTGGTGACCCTGCAACACGGCGACGAGAAGCAGTCGGTCATCGCCAAGGCCGTGCAGTTCCACCCCGTCACCGACGAGCCGATGCACTTCGACCTGTACCGCGTCGGCGAGCACCAGCTGATCAAGATCGAAGTGCCGGTGCACTTCAAGAACCACGACATCTCGGTCGGCCTGAAGAAGGGCGGCACGCTGGAAGTCATCCGCCACGTGGTCGAGCTGGCCTGCCCGGCCGACAAGATTCCCGAAGAGCTGGTCATCGACCTGGCCTCGCACGACATCGGCGACACCATCCGCATCTCGGAAGTGAAGCTGCCGGAAGGCGTGCGCCCGGCCCAGGACCGCGACTTCGTGATCGCCAACCTGAAGGCCTCGGCCGCTTCGCAATCGAACGAAGGCGACACGACGACCGCCGAAGCCTAA
- the proC gene encoding pyrroline-5-carboxylate reductase produces the protein MTTPILLLGAGRMGGALIAGWAKAGAFAASELIIRDPNADPAAFPGATVNPPLEALASAKTVLLAVKPQIWREAVADVFPHLAPDAVIVSIAAGVRAADISEAFGGRAVARVMPTTAVAIGLGTASIVADTIEARARAHALLDPVATTVDLEDEALMHAATAVSGSAPAYLYAFIEALEAAGADQGLDPADSARLARATIVGAAALLGQGGEEPAELRRQVTSPGGTTAAALNVLMGEGGFGDLLPRALEAAVNRSVELGA, from the coding sequence ATGACCACCCCCATCCTTCTCCTCGGCGCCGGGCGCATGGGCGGGGCCCTGATCGCGGGTTGGGCCAAGGCCGGGGCGTTCGCCGCCAGCGAGCTGATCATCCGCGACCCCAACGCCGACCCCGCCGCCTTCCCGGGCGCGACGGTCAACCCGCCGCTCGAAGCGCTGGCCTCCGCCAAGACCGTGCTGCTGGCCGTCAAGCCGCAGATCTGGCGCGAGGCCGTGGCCGATGTCTTCCCGCACCTGGCGCCCGACGCGGTGATCGTCTCGATCGCCGCCGGAGTGCGCGCGGCCGACATCTCTGAGGCGTTCGGGGGCCGGGCCGTGGCCCGGGTGATGCCGACCACCGCCGTCGCCATCGGCCTGGGCACGGCCAGCATCGTCGCCGACACGATCGAGGCCCGGGCCCGCGCCCATGCCCTACTGGACCCCGTCGCTACAACGGTCGACCTCGAGGATGAGGCGCTGATGCACGCCGCGACGGCGGTTTCCGGCTCTGCCCCGGCCTATCTCTACGCCTTCATCGAGGCGCTGGAGGCGGCGGGCGCGGACCAGGGCCTGGACCCGGCCGACTCGGCCAGGCTGGCGCGGGCCACCATCGTCGGGGCGGCGGCCCTGCTGGGCCAGGGCGGCGAGGAACCGGCCGAGCTGCGCCGGCAGGTCACCTCGCCCGGCGGCACCACCGCCGCGGCCCTGAATGTGCTGATGGGCGAGGGCGGTTTCGGCGACCTGCTGCCGCGCGCGTTGGAGGCGGCGGTGAACCGGTCGGTGGAGCTGGGGGCATAG
- a CDS encoding class I SAM-dependent methyltransferase: MSLLDRLRAQIAQDGPISVAEYVTRCLHDPRDGYYATRPALGEDGDFLTAPAVSQMFGELIGLWILETWTLMGRPAPVRLVEIGPGDGTLISDILRAARLLPEFLAAADLRLVEVSPPLRRVQAAKLANAPVTPRWADRLEAVPAGAPLLLVANEVLDCLPAHQFVRTLDGWAERVVGLDEHGNLAFGLKHLGPPPVGEDLEPGVVVESSPAQAALGSEIGHRVARDGGAALLIDYGRDAPGPGDTLQALKAHTKVSPLAQPGQADLTVWADFPAVLAAAAEAGATTGPILPQGAFLQGLGIDQRAQALAAARPDQADKLARQLDRLTGAAQMGQLFKAVCLSAPGLSPPLFEGP, encoded by the coding sequence ATGAGCCTGCTTGACCGCCTGCGGGCCCAGATCGCCCAGGACGGCCCGATCAGCGTCGCCGAATACGTCACCCGCTGCCTGCACGATCCGCGCGACGGCTATTACGCCACCCGCCCCGCGCTGGGTGAGGACGGCGACTTCCTGACCGCGCCGGCCGTCAGCCAGATGTTCGGCGAGCTGATCGGCCTGTGGATCCTGGAAACCTGGACCCTTATGGGCCGGCCGGCGCCGGTGCGGCTGGTGGAGATCGGGCCGGGGGACGGGACGCTGATTTCCGACATCCTGCGCGCCGCGCGGCTGCTGCCCGAGTTCCTGGCCGCCGCCGACCTGCGGCTGGTCGAGGTCTCGCCGCCGCTGCGTCGGGTCCAGGCCGCCAAGCTGGCGAACGCGCCCGTGACGCCGCGCTGGGCCGACCGCCTGGAGGCCGTGCCGGCCGGCGCGCCGCTGCTCCTGGTGGCCAACGAGGTGCTGGACTGCCTGCCTGCGCACCAGTTCGTGCGGACGCTGGACGGCTGGGCCGAGCGGGTGGTCGGGCTGGATGAGCACGGGAACCTGGCGTTCGGGCTGAAACACTTAGGTCCTCCCCCTGTGGGGGAGGATCTGGAACCCGGCGTTGTCGTGGAATCATCCCCCGCCCAGGCCGCCCTCGGCTCCGAGATCGGCCACCGCGTCGCCCGCGACGGCGGGGCGGCGCTGCTGATCGACTACGGCCGCGACGCGCCGGGACCGGGCGACACGCTGCAGGCGCTGAAGGCGCACACCAAGGTCTCGCCGCTGGCCCAGCCCGGCCAGGCCGACCTGACCGTCTGGGCCGACTTTCCCGCCGTGCTGGCCGCCGCCGCCGAGGCGGGCGCCACGACGGGACCCATCCTGCCCCAGGGCGCGTTCCTGCAGGGCCTGGGGATCGATCAGCGCGCCCAGGCCCTGGCCGCCGCGCGGCCTGACCAAGCCGACAAGCTGGCCCGGCAACTTGATCGCCTGACCGGCGCCGCCCAGATGGGACAGCTGTTCAAGGCGGTCTGCCTGTCCGCTCCCGGACTTTCTCCTCCGCTCTTCGAGGGCCCTTGA
- a CDS encoding ribose-phosphate pyrophosphokinase translates to MKLLSGNSNRTLAQAIAEYLDMPLTRAQVRRFADLEVFVTIDENVRGEDVFVIQSTSYPANDNLMELLICIDALKRASGKRITAVLPYFGYARQDRKTGGRTPISAKLVANLITRSGADRVLTMDLHAGQIQGFFDIPTDNLLPSRLLADDIHKRYKMGDDLMVVSPDVGGVVRARALAKRLNDADLAIVDKRRSAPGESEVMNIIGDVKDRRCILFDDIVDSAGTLCNAAAALMAHGAKSVSAYVTHGVLSGAAADRVANSVLTELVVTDSIEASDTVKACPKIRYVSCAPLIGEAIRRIANEESVSKLFD, encoded by the coding sequence ATGAAGCTGCTGTCCGGCAACTCGAACCGCACCCTGGCCCAGGCCATCGCGGAATATCTCGACATGCCGCTGACCCGCGCCCAGGTGCGCCGGTTCGCCGACCTGGAGGTGTTCGTCACCATCGACGAGAACGTGCGGGGCGAGGACGTCTTCGTCATCCAGTCGACCAGCTATCCGGCCAACGACAACCTGATGGAACTGTTGATCTGCATCGACGCCCTGAAGCGCGCGTCGGGCAAGCGGATCACGGCCGTGCTGCCCTATTTCGGCTACGCCCGCCAGGACCGCAAGACCGGGGGCCGCACCCCGATCTCGGCCAAGCTGGTGGCTAACCTGATCACCCGCTCGGGCGCCGACCGCGTGCTGACGATGGATCTCCACGCCGGCCAGATCCAGGGCTTCTTCGACATCCCGACCGACAACCTGCTGCCCTCGCGCCTGCTCGCCGACGACATCCACAAGCGCTACAAGATGGGCGACGACCTGATGGTCGTCTCGCCGGACGTCGGCGGCGTGGTGCGGGCCCGCGCCCTGGCCAAGCGCCTGAACGACGCCGACCTGGCCATCGTCGACAAGCGCCGCTCCGCCCCCGGCGAGAGCGAGGTGATGAACATCATCGGCGACGTGAAGGACCGGCGCTGCATCCTGTTCGACGACATCGTCGATTCGGCCGGCACCCTGTGCAACGCCGCCGCCGCCCTGATGGCCCACGGCGCCAAGTCGGTCTCGGCCTATGTCACCCACGGGGTGCTGTCGGGCGCCGCCGCCGACCGGGTGGCCAATTCGGTGCTGACCGAGCTGGTGGTCACCGACTCGATCGAGGCTTCGGACACGGTCAAGGCGTGCCCCAAGATCCGCTACGTGTCCTGCGCGCCGCTGATCGGCGAGGCCATCCGCCGGATCGCCAACGAGGAATCGGTCTCCAAGCTGTTCGACTGA
- the lgt gene encoding prolipoprotein diacylglyceryl transferase translates to MIFPDIDPIIHIGPWALQWGPLALRWYALAYVAGILLGWQYAIRLVRNAGLWGGQKPTATSLQIDDLVLWITLGIILGGRIGYILFYMLVNDGQRASLAQDPLSVFKIWEGGMSFHGGFLGVCAAVALFARQQKIDILRLGDLVAPVAPIGLFFGRCANFINGELWGRVTDHPFGMVFCNDTIRAANRGVCPAGELPRHPSQLYEAALEGVLLFLILNFAVYRLKWLRRRGALVATFLICYGLFRALLENVRNPDHGMPAFPFGLTMGMMLSIPMLLVGAALLWRALRAPVPAAAADDHEPA, encoded by the coding sequence GTGATCTTCCCCGACATCGACCCCATCATCCATATCGGCCCCTGGGCCCTGCAGTGGGGGCCGCTGGCCCTGCGCTGGTACGCCCTGGCCTATGTCGCCGGCATCCTGCTGGGTTGGCAGTACGCGATCCGGCTGGTCCGGAACGCCGGGCTCTGGGGCGGCCAGAAACCCACCGCTACCTCGCTGCAGATCGACGACCTGGTGCTGTGGATCACCCTGGGCATCATCCTGGGCGGCCGGATCGGCTACATCCTGTTCTACATGCTGGTCAACGACGGCCAGCGGGCCAGCCTGGCGCAGGATCCGCTGTCGGTCTTCAAGATCTGGGAGGGCGGCATGTCCTTCCACGGCGGCTTCCTGGGGGTCTGCGCGGCGGTCGCCCTGTTCGCCCGCCAGCAGAAGATCGACATTCTCCGACTGGGCGACCTGGTCGCGCCGGTGGCGCCCATCGGCCTGTTCTTCGGCCGCTGCGCCAACTTCATCAATGGCGAGCTCTGGGGCCGGGTCACCGACCACCCGTTCGGCATGGTGTTCTGCAACGACACCATCCGCGCGGCCAACCGGGGCGTCTGTCCCGCCGGCGAGCTGCCGCGCCATCCCAGCCAATTGTACGAGGCCGCGCTGGAAGGCGTCCTGCTGTTCCTGATCCTGAACTTCGCGGTCTACCGGCTGAAGTGGCTGCGCCGCCGCGGCGCGCTCGTGGCGACCTTCCTGATCTGTTACGGCCTGTTCCGCGCCCTGCTGGAGAACGTCCGCAACCCCGACCACGGCATGCCCGCCTTCCCGTTCGGCCTGACCATGGGGATGATGTTGTCGATCCCGATGCTGCTGGTCGGCGCGGCGCTGCTGTGGCGGGCCCTGCGCGCGCCGGTTCCCGCCGCCGCCGCGGACGATCATGAGCCTGCTTGA
- a CDS encoding accessory factor UbiK family protein, with translation MHSQNPFLDEFAKLTQAAMGIAQTAGEEAKTAMRAQADRLAAEFDLIRRDDFEALKAEVAALREEVAALKVKKTPARKANPGSDNAAE, from the coding sequence ATGCACAGCCAAAACCCCTTCCTCGACGAATTCGCCAAGCTGACCCAGGCCGCCATGGGCATCGCCCAGACCGCCGGCGAGGAAGCCAAGACCGCCATGCGGGCCCAGGCCGATCGCCTGGCCGCCGAGTTCGACCTGATCCGGCGCGACGATTTCGAAGCCTTGAAGGCCGAGGTGGCGGCGCTTCGCGAGGAAGTCGCGGCGCTGAAGGTCAAGAAAACCCCGGCCAGGAAGGCCAATCCTGGTAGCGATAACGCGGCCGAATAG